Proteins encoded by one window of Candidatus Methanosuratincola sp.:
- a CDS encoding LysE family transporter, whose protein sequence is MFEFLMLLSLGFAVGLSGAIIPGPFTAFTVFDTVRKKRVTGPLIVAGHVAWESLIILVILLGFGWLISSAKLYIYVIGGAVLVLMGANMVRSAPSASQMHSARTGSSFLGGIFYTAVNPTQPVWWATAGLALLLQGMDVMGMAGVAVVTAGHWSSDFAYYTLVSYLVKTQEQYVSRHQRAVALTLGGFIAVLGASFIAQGFGWL, encoded by the coding sequence ATGTTCGAGTTCCTCATGCTCTTATCCCTGGGGTTCGCTGTCGGCCTCAGCGGAGCCATAATCCCGGGACCTTTCACTGCCTTCACAGTCTTTGATACAGTCCGTAAAAAGCGGGTTACTGGTCCACTGATTGTCGCCGGGCACGTCGCCTGGGAGTCTCTTATAATTCTGGTTATCCTGCTCGGATTCGGCTGGCTCATCTCAAGCGCCAAACTCTACATCTACGTCATTGGCGGGGCGGTCCTAGTCCTCATGGGAGCCAACATGGTGCGGAGTGCCCCTTCTGCGAGCCAAATGCATAGTGCACGAACAGGATCCTCTTTCCTTGGTGGCATCTTCTACACTGCGGTAAACCCGACTCAGCCCGTCTGGTGGGCGACAGCCGGTCTCGCTTTGCTTCTCCAGGGCATGGATGTTATGGGGATGGCCGGCGTGGCAGTGGTTACTGCCGGTCACTGGTCCTCGGATTTTGCTTATTACACGCTGGTTTCATACTTGGTCAAGACACAGGAGCAGTACGTCAGCCGGCACCAGAGGGCAGTCGCCCTGACACTCGGCGGATTTATTGCTGTTTTGGGGGCGTCCTTCATAGCCCAGGGCTTCGGTTGGCTCTAG